The stretch of DNA GGTATATGGACGCCAAATCGGCCACACGTCCTCCCGCTTCTCGGAACACGAAGTCCTCGCGAAGCAGTTTCCGCCTGAGTCGAATGCAGAGCAGGCATCGCCTTTTTGCAATAATGCCAACTCTGCGATCCGGACTGAGTTATGGCGGCGCCATGCCTACGACGAGACTCTTTCAGGCCTGGAGGATCTCGCTTGGGGTAAATGGGCGACCGAGAACGGATTTCTCCTGGCGTATAACGCCGAGGCCGTGATCACCCATATCCATCACGAAGCACCTTCTCGGATACTCAACCGCTACCGCCGGGAAGCTGTGGCACTTAAGCGCATCTTCCCGGACTCGCACATGAGTTTCTGGGTGTTCGTGAAGCTCCTGTGCCAGAATATCCTGAACGACCAAGTGCGAGCTGTTAAGGCTGGTCGGTTTTGGCGATACGGGTGGGAGGTCGTGATGTTCAGGACGATGCAGTATTGGGGGACTTACACCGGACTGAGTTCCCGGTCGGTTCTTACTGAAGAGATGCTCACGCGATTCTATTATCCGCGTGAGTTGGGACAGATTCAGCGGCTCAAGGGCCGGTTTTCCAAAACTAGAACGCAAGTTGAGGTTGTGAATGCATCAGGTCGTCGCTCTCGTACCAATGAAAGCGCATTCGGAACGGGTCCCGGGGAAGAACTTTAGGACCTTTTGCGGCAAGCCACTGTTCCGCTGGATCGTAGATGCGCTCCTCTCGGTGGACATCATCGATCAAGTCGTCATCAACACAGATGCCCGCGACCTGCTTCGTGAGCACGGCCTGGTGACCGGAGAGCGAATACTCGTACGTGATCGACCGACCGAGTTATGCGGCGATTTTGTGAGTATGAACGCCGTTCTCGCAGATGATATCGAAAACGTAGCTGCGGAGACGTACGTCATGACCCATACCACGAACCCGCTTCTTCAGGCCGGGACCATCGAGACGGGCATTCGCGAGTATCGGGAGAGCATCCAGGCCGGTTTCGATTCGCTTTTCAGCGTGACTCGTGTGCAGACAAGATTCTACCAAGCGGATGGGAGTCCGATCAATCACGATCCAGACAACCTCGTGCGGACTCAGGATCTGGAGCCTTGGTTTGAGGAAGATTCCAATCTCTATGTGTTCTCGGGAGCGAGCTTTCGGGCGACGGCTGCGCGAATTGGACGAAGGCCGGCTCTTTTCGAAGTGCCGCATTCAGAGACCATGGATATCGACACAGAGGAGGACTGGAATGTCGCCGAGGCAGTGGCGAGCCACCTCAATGTGGATGGTGGGGTGAGCGAATGAAGGTCCTGATCACTTGCCCGCCCATGCTCCGTCAGATGGACGATTTCATCCATCACTTCGAGGAGAGGGGTGTCGAGGTCGCGTTGCCGGATGTGGTCCAGACGTTGAGCGTTTCCGAACTGAAGGAGATGGTACCCCTCTACGACGGTTGGATCATCGGAGATGATCCAGCAAATCGCGAGGTCTTGGAATGCGGCGTCCGGGGGCGCCTACGCTCAGCCATCAAATGGGGCTCAGGAGTCGATAATGTCGACTTCCAGGCGGCAGCGGATTTGGGGCTCCCAGTGCGGAACACACCCGGGATGTTTGGCAACGAAGTGGCTGATGTTGCCCTGGCCTACGTCATCGGGCTGGCACGCGAATTGTACTGGATTGATCGAGAGGTGCGATCTGGTCGTTGGTCGAAGCCAGCCGGCGTTTCACTTGCGGGTAAGAAGGCAGCATTGGTTGGTCTGGGCCATGTAGGCAGGCAGGTCGCGCGTAGGTTGCTTGTCTGTGGTATGGAGGTAGTCGCGTACGATCCGTTCTTCGAAGGGGAGGCTGAAGTTGAGATTCGAAGCTGGCCGGACGACATGGAGGATGCCGACTTCCTCGTTCTGACCTGTGCCCTCACGGACGCGAACCGGCACATGGTCGATGCTGATGTCCTTAGTCATTGCAAGCCTGGCCTGCGTGTGGTCAACGTTGCCCGTGGACCCCTGATCGATGAGGAAGCGCTTTGTAGTGCTCTGGGGAGCGGACAAGTATACTCGGCAGCATTGGACGTGTTCGAGATTGAACCCCTTGGTGAAGAATCGCCGTTGAGGAGTTTTGAACGTTGCATCCTGGGGACTCACAATGGCTCAAACACTGTTGATGCCGTGAGGCGTACGAGCGAGTTGGCCATCACTATGCTGTTTGAGCAATTAGAGACGGCTTCGTGAGGACCGCACTGGTCACCGGGGTGAACGGAGGAATTGGCTCGGCCCTCACAGAAGCGTTCATTGAGGAAGGCTACCGCGTCATTGGTTTGGACCTACAGGCGTCCCCCGAGGTTGTGTGCGATGAATACGTCCAATGCGATCTCGAACGGTGCGCCAGCGAGGAACAGTATTTGACCAGCAAGTCCACTCAGGTCGACGCCCTGCTGGGTGGTGATGGCTTGCATGTCCTGGTCAACAACGCGGCGCTCCAACTCCTCAAGCCAACGGAATCGATCGGAACTGACGATTGGCAGAAGGTGTTGGGTATCAATGTCGTGGCGCCATTTCTTCTCGTGCGAAGTTTCTTGACTCAGTTGGAGAGCGTCGGTGGGAGCGTGGTAAATATCTCCAGCATCCATGGGCAGCTCACCAAACCGGGATTCGTGCCCTACGCGGTGAGCAAGAGTGCGCTTGATGGTCTGACGCGTGCCCTGGCAGTCGATCTGGGGCCGCGAGTCCGAGTGAA from Longimicrobiales bacterium encodes:
- a CDS encoding glycosyltransferase family 2 protein, translating into MHSVSVVIRCFNEEEHLGNLLQAVAVQEGVRPEVIVVDSGSTDDSVRIAEASGARVLHIEKEDFTFGRSLNLGCAAATAEFIVIASAHVVPERNDWLLQMLRSFEDPDVAKVYGRQIGHTSSRFSEHEVLAKQFPPESNAEQASPFCNNANSAIRTELWRRHAYDETLSGLEDLAWGKWATENGFLLAYNAEAVITHIHHEAPSRILNRYRREAVALKRIFPDSHMSFWVFVKLLCQNILNDQVRAVKAGRFWRYGWEVVMFRTMQYWGTYTGLSSRSVLTEEMLTRFYYPRELGQIQRLKGRFSKTRTQVEVVNASGRRSRTNESAFGTGPGEEL
- a CDS encoding acylneuraminate cytidylyltransferase family protein, which gives rise to MHQVVALVPMKAHSERVPGKNFRTFCGKPLFRWIVDALLSVDIIDQVVINTDARDLLREHGLVTGERILVRDRPTELCGDFVSMNAVLADDIENVAAETYVMTHTTNPLLQAGTIETGIREYRESIQAGFDSLFSVTRVQTRFYQADGSPINHDPDNLVRTQDLEPWFEEDSNLYVFSGASFRATAARIGRRPALFEVPHSETMDIDTEEDWNVAEAVASHLNVDGGVSE
- a CDS encoding phosphoglycerate dehydrogenase, which translates into the protein MLRQMDDFIHHFEERGVEVALPDVVQTLSVSELKEMVPLYDGWIIGDDPANREVLECGVRGRLRSAIKWGSGVDNVDFQAAADLGLPVRNTPGMFGNEVADVALAYVIGLARELYWIDREVRSGRWSKPAGVSLAGKKAALVGLGHVGRQVARRLLVCGMEVVAYDPFFEGEAEVEIRSWPDDMEDADFLVLTCALTDANRHMVDADVLSHCKPGLRVVNVARGPLIDEEALCSALGSGQVYSAALDVFEIEPLGEESPLRSFERCILGTHNGSNTVDAVRRTSELAITMLFEQLETAS
- a CDS encoding SDR family NAD(P)-dependent oxidoreductase, whose amino-acid sequence is MRTALVTGVNGGIGSALTEAFIEEGYRVIGLDLQASPEVVCDEYVQCDLERCASEEQYLTSKSTQVDALLGGDGLHVLVNNAALQLLKPTESIGTDDWQKVLGINVVAPFLLVRSFLTQLESVGGSVVNISSIHGQLTKPGFVPYAVSKSALDGLTRALAVDLGPRVRVNAVAPAATATPMLLEGFSGHPELLDELAEVHPLGRIAQPHEIANVVVFLASAAAGFISGAVVAVDAGIGGRLHDPT